The Lepidochelys kempii isolate rLepKem1 chromosome 25, rLepKem1.hap2, whole genome shotgun sequence genome contains a region encoding:
- the TMIGD2 gene encoding transmembrane and immunoglobulin domain-containing protein 2: MQRLGGCLLLLVLAARKEAGTLQVRQDPAQILAPLGGSVELSCQIHAAQHWERLRVEWRREGALRALCQVVLDNTSVSNCCKGMEGCDDARLGFTWHPPKFTLRMGNISKDDVGQYMCVATVEIPVYLQAEGNGTMLNTSAADGGGWLRNHSRDLVLWLGLAGVLAVTTLLLLLAVICCYKRRDPGQAIYVNVLFRKKQEEKKDGAQASSETKQSSLYIQEFQKRGHNWRPPVAERSPGPMKAFKKASFFKQRTTERP, translated from the exons ATGCAGAGGCTGGGGGGGTGTCTCCTCCTGTTGGTTTTAGCAG CCAGGAAGGAAGCAGGGACCCTGCAAGTGAGGCAAGATCCTGCCCAGATCCTGGCCCCCCTGGGGGGCTCGGTGGAGCTGTCCTGCCAGATCCACGCTGCCCAGCACTGGGAGAGGCTCcgtgtggagtggaggagggagggcgccCTGAGGGCTCTCTGCCAGGTCGTGCTGGACAACACCAGCGTCTCCAACTGCTGCAAGGGCATGGAGGGTTGTGATGACGCCCGCCTCGGCTTCACCTGGCACCCCCCTAAGTTCACCCTGAGGATGGGCAACATCAGTAAAGATGACGTGGGGCAGTACATGTGCGTAGCCACCGTGGAGATCCCGGTGTATCTGCAGGCCGAGGGCAACGGGACGATGCTGAATACCTCAG CAGCAGACGGAGGAGGTTGGCTGAGGAATCACAGCAGAG ACCTCGTGCTGTGGCTGGGCCTGGCTGGAGTGCTGGCCGTCACCACACTGCTGCTACTGCTGGCCGTGATCTGCTGCTACAAACGCAGAGATCCAG GGCAGGCAATCTACGTGAATGTTCTGTTCCgcaaaaagcaagaggaaaagaAAGACGGTGCCCAAGCCAGTAGCGAGACAAAGCAGAGCAGCCTCTACATCCAGGAGTTCCAGAAACGGGGGCACAACTGGAGGCCTCCAGTTGCAGAACGGAGCCCTGGCCCCATGAAAGCTTTCAAAAAGGCCTCCTTCTTCAAGCAGAGGACAACGGAAAGGCCATGA